The DNA segment GGCCAATCGTTAGTCGGCTTTCTCCCGGGAATCGTCTCGCCGGTCGTATTTGGCGTGGCGCTTGACCGAGCAGGGTTCACAGCTGCGTTCGCTATTCTCTTCGGCGGTGTCGTCATTGGTCTCGGTGCGCTCTGGCTCCTCCGTCGCGAGTTCGAGATGAGGTGATCAGCTGCGACTGGTGTAGTGCTGGCTCGAGTTGACCGACTGCCTCACTCGCTGTCTGGTCTCCAGTAAATGCGGTATATGCACCATGAGTTCAGGACAGTGACCGTACAAGTGATGACCCATTTAAAGCCGATCGAACCGCAATCGCACTCGCTCGAGTCGGCCATAGCAGCCACCCAGACCGCCATCGCACTGACGCGAGCGGGCGTCAGTCACCCGTCAGACACACTCAAGATAGCGGACAGATCAGTGTGTAGTACCAAGCTTTATAAACCTTAAATACGTCCTTTTAAACGACTTATGACGGATCCGAAGGACACCATCAACATCGAAAACGTGGTGGCGTCGACCGGCATCGGGCAAGAACTCGACCTCCAGAGCGTCGCAATGGACCTCGAGGGGGCCGACTACGACCCCGAGCAGTTCCCCGGTCTCGTCTACCGCACCCAGAATCCCAAATCCGCCGCCCTGATTTTCCGTTCGGGGAAGATCGTCTGCACCGGCGCGAAAAGCACCGACGACGTCCACGAGAGTCTGCGCATCGTCTTCGATAAGCTGCGCGAACTCCAGATCCAGGTGAACGAGGATCCGGAAATCGTCGTCCAGAACATCGTCACCTCGGCAGATCTGGGCCGCAACCTCAACCTGAACGCCATCGCCATCGGGCTGGGCCTCGAGAACATCGAGTACGAGCCAGAACAGTTCCCCGGCCTGGTCTACCGCCTCGACGACCCCGAAGTCGTCGCCCTGCTCTTCGGGTCCGGCAAACTCGTCATCACCGGCGGCAAGAAACCGGCCGACGCCGAACACGCCGTCGACAAGATCGTCTCTCGACTCGAAGATCTCGGCTTGCTCGAGTAAGCCACGGCGCGTTTTTTCGACCACTACTTGCGGAGATAGCTGTACGTCCTCGACGAACGGATACGGTTCTCGAGGCAGAGACCCAACACTGGACGGTCGAACGCCTGGCGGACACTGCTACCCTCACAGCACCGATTTCGTCACAACCAAAGGGTCTGGCTCCCTACTATCGGTATGGATCCGTTCGCGGCCCTCGCGCAGGTGACCGGCGGCGATATCGAACCCGCTACCGGGGGCGTGCTCGCGTACCTCGGCACCTTTCTGGTGACGACGCTGTTTTACGGCATCACCCTGCACATCGCCGCGAGATACGTCCTCGAGTACGTCTCGATCAAGCGAGCGTTCACCGTCGCACCCGTGCTCGCAGCCGTTCTGTTGCTCCTTCAGCAGTGGGGGCCGCTGATCGTCGTCCCCTTCACCGTTACCCTGGCGTACGCCCTGATTCTGGTCGTCTACGACCTGAGTTACAAGCTTGCCGCGCTCGTCGCGCTCATTTACTACACCGTCGCCGTCATCGTCGGCTTCACCATCTTCAACATCTGGTTCCTGCTGGGGACGGCACCGGGGTGAGCGGGTATCAACAACTGACCAGTTCACTCTCGAAAGTAATTCGATAGGTTGACCAGGTTTTGCCGAGTCCACAGCGCGTGTATTGCAACGGCCGGTTCCCTTTCGACCCTTGCAGATCCGTCACGGAGTGAAACTATGTGATTACACATCATATGTGATCGGGAGTCGATCCATGACAGAGATCACGCCAGATGCCAACCGGTTCGTGACCAAAGAGGACAAATATGTGAACAAACACGATCTTCCGAGCTACTCGATCTGTGCCAGTACTGGCTGATATGACCTTAACAACTGTTCCACACTACGATAGTGAACAGATCCCTGACCGAGGTGAGCACGCGATTGTGGTTGGCGCAGGCATAGCTGGCCTCTGTGCTACGCGTGTCCTTGCGGATGCGTTCGACGAGGTCACCGTGATCGATCGTGACCCACTGCCAGATGAGCCCGTTGCACGCGATGGCGTCCCCCAGGCCCGACAAATCCATATTCTGTGGGAGGCTGGCCGAGCAACGCTGGAGGACCTATTCCCGGGCTACAGCGAGGAGTTGGTTGCCGCTGGCGGGGTGTCGATCGACGGGCAGCGTGATTTCTACATGTACAGCCAAGGAAACTACCTCGCCACCGGATCGAAACCCTTCCCCCTCTACGCGGCCACGCGACCGCTGTACGAGCAGTTACTCCGACAACGTGTTTCCGACCGAGACGACGTCTATGTGCGGGGGAGCTGTCCATTTGTTGACTACCTCGCTGACGACGCAACGAAGAACGTGAACGGCGTAGTAATCCGGGATCAAGACGGTGGGCAAGAGGAAATCGCCGCCGATCTGGTCATCGATGCCACTGGCCGAATGAGCCGGACGCCAGATTGGCTATCGAACCACGGCTACACGCCGCCCTCTGCGGAGGAAGTACACATCGATCTGGCCTACACCACCACCTGTATCGAACGCCCTGCCAACGACTACCGAATGATCGGTGTGCTAGCCGCGGCACCACGTAGCCGTGGTGGAGCAGTGTTACCCGTCGAAGACGATTGTTGGCTGGTGAACCTACACGGTATTCACGGTGATCATCCCCCAAAGAACATTGAAGATGCCAAAGACTTCGCAGCGAGTCTGCCCATTCCAATCGTGAATGACCTCCTCAACGAGTACCCTATGGTGTCCGAAGAGGCCGCCTTCTACCCGTTCCCATCGAACCGCCGCTACCGATACGAGAACCTTGACCAGTTCCCCGAAGGGTTACTCGTTATCGGCGATGCGATCGCCAGTTTCAATCCGATCTACGGGCAAGGCATGTCAGTAGCTGCACTTGAAGCACTAACGCTTCACCACGTGCTCACGAGAGACAATCATGAGCCACTTGCGACCAGCTTTTTCAACCGCGCCACAGAGATCATCGATCCCGCATGGATGCTGGCCACCGGGGCGGACTTCAGTTTCTCCCAGACGCGTGGTGAAAAGCCCAACGGGGCCGCCTTCTTCAACTGGTATCTGTCCCGACTGTTCCGGAAAGCCCACGCTGACGGTGTCTTGACCGACGCCTTCACCCGTGTCCTCTCGATGCAACAACACCCGACATCACTGCTGCGCCCCAGCATTATGTGGCGCGTGCTCAAACCAGGCCGCAGAACGGAGCAACTACAGCCACGAAAGCCCACACACGAGACAACGTGACGGGCGTAAGGATCGCTAGTACCGCCGTGTTGAACTCATTCTCTGTCTGGAACAGACCGCTCAGAAAGTACCACTCCTCAGGGATTCCAACGGAGCCCGACGATACTATTCCTCGAGCACGTCGAACTGTGCGTCGACCACGACGTGTTCGACTCCGGCGCTGTGGGATTTGACCCGTCGCGTTTCCAGCACCGTGAGCGCTCGCCCGGCCGCGTCAGCCGCCCGTTCGAGGCGCTCGAGCGGGCGGTCCCACAGTTCGGCCTCGGGCGTCGCCTCGTGATAGTGGACGATTCCACCGGAGACCAGCGCCTCGAGCGCCGCGGGGAGAAACGTCTCGGCCTCGTTCGTTCGCGTCCCGTGTCCGTCGTCGTCGGTACCATCGGCGACGCCGTAGTAGCCCATCACCACGCGGTCGGCCTCGAGCGTCGGTGCCAGGTCCCGGCAATCGCTGTGGTAGGCGTCGAGTCGATGGCTCACGTCGTTGGCGACGGCATTCTCGAGCAGGTAGCGAAACGCCGTCGGGTTCAGTTCCGTCGCGGTCACGGACGCGCCCGCTCGAGCCATCGGCAGTGAAAAGTAGCCGATACCCGCGAACATGTCGAAGACGCACTCGTCCGCCTCGACGACGTCGGCCATCCGCCGGCGCTCGGCCTGATTCCCCGGCGAGAACATCACCCGCTGGGGGTCGAGCCCGTAGCTCGTCCCGTCTTCGACGTGGACCGTCTCGGTGTCGCTC comes from the Natronosalvus amylolyticus genome and includes:
- a CDS encoding TATA-box-binding protein; the encoded protein is MTDPKDTINIENVVASTGIGQELDLQSVAMDLEGADYDPEQFPGLVYRTQNPKSAALIFRSGKIVCTGAKSTDDVHESLRIVFDKLRELQIQVNEDPEIVVQNIVTSADLGRNLNLNAIAIGLGLENIEYEPEQFPGLVYRLDDPEVVALLFGSGKLVITGGKKPADAEHAVDKIVSRLEDLGLLE
- a CDS encoding DUF7473 family protein yields the protein MDPFAALAQVTGGDIEPATGGVLAYLGTFLVTTLFYGITLHIAARYVLEYVSIKRAFTVAPVLAAVLLLLQQWGPLIVVPFTVTLAYALILVVYDLSYKLAALVALIYYTVAVIVGFTIFNIWFLLGTAPG
- a CDS encoding FAD-dependent oxidoreductase gives rise to the protein MTLTTVPHYDSEQIPDRGEHAIVVGAGIAGLCATRVLADAFDEVTVIDRDPLPDEPVARDGVPQARQIHILWEAGRATLEDLFPGYSEELVAAGGVSIDGQRDFYMYSQGNYLATGSKPFPLYAATRPLYEQLLRQRVSDRDDVYVRGSCPFVDYLADDATKNVNGVVIRDQDGGQEEIAADLVIDATGRMSRTPDWLSNHGYTPPSAEEVHIDLAYTTTCIERPANDYRMIGVLAAAPRSRGGAVLPVEDDCWLVNLHGIHGDHPPKNIEDAKDFAASLPIPIVNDLLNEYPMVSEEAAFYPFPSNRRYRYENLDQFPEGLLVIGDAIASFNPIYGQGMSVAALEALTLHHVLTRDNHEPLATSFFNRATEIIDPAWMLATGADFSFSQTRGEKPNGAAFFNWYLSRLFRKAHADGVLTDAFTRVLSMQQHPTSLLRPSIMWRVLKPGRRTEQLQPRKPTHETT
- a CDS encoding class I SAM-dependent methyltransferase, whose amino-acid sequence is MSEDGGGGDSREEPTPDSSGNHADSSESGDPSNAETNNTETIVRTSTDSLEALETGPLAAVVDAPRSEAAIEALRTEGVYDDDRRVRPYGENGVAVPVTAPPESTAVREVIRQVDPEYRTRTLEDHLRERGWSDADLESAPGSWAVIGSVVLVRLPEGCPDETAVAEALLELHGEAETVLADEGIANDTADDSAAGTYREPRTRVLAGSSDTETVHVEDGTSYGLDPQRVMFSPGNQAERRRMADVVEADECVFDMFAGIGYFSLPMARAGASVTATELNPTAFRYLLENAVANDVSHRLDAYHSDCRDLAPTLEADRVVMGYYGVADGTDDDGHGTRTNEAETFLPAALEALVSGGIVHYHEATPEAELWDRPLERLERAADAAGRALTVLETRRVKSHSAGVEHVVVDAQFDVLEE